In a single window of the Papaver somniferum cultivar HN1 chromosome 8, ASM357369v1, whole genome shotgun sequence genome:
- the LOC113305734 gene encoding uncharacterized protein LOC113305734: MALVQTLASQIPTIKFRHLGRKELRHADALAYISSMLREEGIKAIKITRVYEPSVIPQEAFAANRKDDVGEDIADDDVGEDITDDFHEENIMKRANEDEDFKNEEDWRTEVHLFLKEGTLPADFKQARKVQSKAGRYDPRDGILYKKSFIGPLLRCLSREEGHRVLKDIHYGDAGNHNGMRSLADKTKMQGYYWPTMIRDAARMSRRCEECQRFAKRIHAPATKLNSVDSPWPFSKWGINIVGPLIEGSGKDDS, encoded by the coding sequence ATGGCTCTGGTCCAGACTCTGGCATCCCAAATACCAACTATCAAATTCCGGCACTTAGGCAgaaaggaactcaggcacgctgACGCCTTAgcttatatatcatccatgctgagagaAGAAGGTATCAAGGCAATCAAGATAACTAGAGTATACGAACCCTCAGTCATCCCTCAGGAAGCCTTCGCTGCAAATCGTAAAGACGATGTAGGGGAGGATATCGCTGACGATGACGTAGGAGAAGACATAACTGACGACTTTCAtgaagaaaatatcatgaaaagAGCCAacgaagacgaagatttcaagaacGAAGAAGATTGGAGAACCGAAGTTCACCTTTTCCTCAAAGAAGGGACGCTGCCTGCGGACTTCAAACAAGCTAGGAAGGTGCAGTCGAAGGCAGGAAGGTATGACCCGCGGGATGGAATCTTATACAAAAAGTCTTTCATTGGACCATTGTTACGCTGCCTGTCACGAGAAGAAGGGCATCGGGTGTTGAAAGACATACACTACGGAGACGCGGGCAACCATAACGGAATGAGATCGTTAGCAGATAAGACAAAAATGCAGgggtattactggccaacaatgatacgagatgCTGCGAGAATGTCAAGGAGATGTGAGGAATGCCAGCGCTTTGCTAAAAGAATCCACGCACCTGCAACAAAACTGAATTCGGTggatagtccatggcctttctcaAAGTGGGGCATAAATATCGTGGGACCCCTGATCGAAGGATCGGGAAAAGATGATTCTTGA
- the LOC113305735 gene encoding uncharacterized protein LOC113305735, giving the protein MIQKMINAGDLKQYIHKVDTEDRTKRSKQVQLPEGNRTLNTISCSGAVGPSLTTQIGKRLKKQFEDYCELYKIDGVEVDEHEHWMDAPMNFDAEDIEEDMEDHNDPLVLTLPVAGFNVKKILIDGGSSVNVLFYDTFKQMELNDEQLMSSYYTIYGFNGAPTKPLGDIVLQVNAGPMKVDTRFSVVDAPSPYNAIIGRRWVHNLKGVATTYHQYLRFPTPEGVMEIKGDQVTAREC; this is encoded by the coding sequence ATGATACAAAAGATGATCAACGCAGGAGATCTCAAGCAGTACATACATAAAGTGGATACCGAAGATAGGACCAAACGAAGCAAGCAGGTTCAATTGCCTGAAGGAAACCGAACCCTTAACACCATATCATGCTCCGGAGCCGTAGGGCCTTCGCTAACAACGCAAATAGGGAAAAGGTTAAAGAAGCAATTTGAGGACTACTGTGAACTGTACAAAATCGATGGAGTGGAAGTAGACGAACACGAACattggatggacgcacctatgaATTTCGACGCTGAAGACATCGAAGAGGATATGGAAGATCACAATGATCCTTTGGTCCTCACGTTACCAGTAGCAGGATTCAATGTCaagaagatcctcatcgacggaggGAGCTCAGTTAATGTTTTGTTTTATGACACATTCAAACAAATGGAGCTTAACGACGAGCAACTAATGTCTTcgtactacaccatctacgggtttaACGGGGCTCCTACGAAGCCATTAGGAGACATCGTCTTGCAAGTAAACGCAGGCCCCATGAAAGTGGatacacgattcagcgtggtagatGCTCCTTCCCCTTATAATGCCATCATTGGCCGAAGATGGGTGCACAATCTCAAAGGAGTAGCAACAACCTATCACCAGTACCTCAGGTTTCCGACACCCGAAGGAGTAATGGAAATAAAAGGAGATCAGGTTACCGCACGGGAATGCTAG